From the genome of Thiomicrorhabdus indica:
ATGGGGGGGTATGGATTCGTCCGTTTCTCACTACCGATTACACCGGATGCCTCAATGCAGCTTGATTGGTTAGTTATTGCCCTATCACTGATTGCGATTGTTTATATTGGTGTCGTGGCATTGGTTCAGTCAGATATGAAAAAGCTGGTTGCTTATTCATCGATTTCACACATGGGCTTCGTAACACTTGGTATGTTCTTGGTGTATGACATTATGCAGAACCACGGAACTATGGAGGGTGCGACCATGGGTATGGAAGGTGCGATGGTACAAATGATCTCGCATGGTTTCATCTCAGGAGCGATGTTCCTTGCGATTGGTGTTTTATATGATCGTATGCATACTCGTGACATTACTGCTTATGGTGGTGTGGTTAATAAGATGCCATGGTTTGTCATGTTTGCTGTTCTATTTGCAATGGCCAACTCGGGTCTTCCAGGAACTTCAGGTTTCGTCGGTGAGTTCATGGTAATCATTGCCTCGTTTAAAGCGAATATCTGGTATGGAACGCTTGCAGCACTTACGCTAATTATTGGTGCGGCTTATACCTTATGGATGGTGAAACGTGTCTTCTTCGGTGCAGTGACCAACGAAAATGTTGAAAAACTGCAAGATTTGAATTCACGCGAATTTGCGATTATGGCAACACTTGCGATTGCAGTGATTGCATTAGGTGTGTACCCAGGTCCATTAATGGAAGTGATGCATACCTCTGTTGAAAACTTATTGGTGCAAGCCACCACGTCAAAACTTTAATAGGATGGGTGAGTTAATAGTATGAATTTTGAAATTCCAGCATTTGCTCCTGCAGTCCCAGAAATGGTGCTTCTGGCGTTAGCATCGTTTATTCTGGTTGCAGATACCTTTTGGTCAAAGCGTTATCAATTCGCCACCTATTATGCAACCCAAGCATCACTGCTTGTGGTTGGCTACTTAGTGATCAGCTCATTCAGCGTTGAAACGATTTACACCTTTAATGACAGCTTTGTTCGCGATGCATTTGCGGATGTCATGAAGCTATTCACTGTATTGGTTTCAATTGGTGTGTTCTTCTTTTCACGTGAATATTTGCTACAGCATAAGTTCTATAGTGGTGAATTCTTTGTTCTAGGGCTGTTCGGTGTACTAGGTATGTTTGTCATGATTTCGGCAAACAACTTCATCACTATGTATCTAGGTTTGGAAATCATGTCATTGGCGATGTATGCCATGATTGCACTGCGTAAATACGATGGCCAAGCGGTTGAAGCCGGTATGAAATATTTTGTACTGGGTGCGCTTGCAACGGGTATGTTGTTGTATGGTTTCTCAATGATTTATGGTGCAACTGGTACGATTACCTTCACTGAAATGAAACAAGTGATTGCTTCCGGTTCTGCAGATGGAATCGTTTTAGCGTTTGGTGTGGTATTTGTCGTGATTGGTCTGGCATTCAAACTGGGTGCGGTTCCATTCCACATGTGGATGCCTGATGTTTATCACGGTTCGCCTTCTGCGGTAACGCTGTATCTTGCAACCGCACCTAAGATTGCCGGATTTGCGATGGTTTACCGTCTATTATTCGAAGGAATGCCGGGACTTGTTGATGATTGGCAGCAATTGATTATTATGCTGGCGATCTTGTCTCTAGCGGTGGGTGCGATTGTTGCGATTGCGCAAGACAACCTAAAACGTATGTTGGCTTACTCGGGTATCGGTCATATTGGTTTCTTGTTGTTAGGTGTTTTAGCGGCTACAGCGGATGGTTTCTCAGCCTCAATGTTCTATGTCATTATTTATGCTATTACTGGTGTGGCTGGTTTTGGAATGATTGTTGCGCTGTCAAAAACAGGTAATGAGTTTGACCGTGTTGCGGACTTTAAAGGTTTAAATGCGAAAAATCCATGGTTGGCGTTGATGATGTTAATCATCATGTTTTCTATGGCTGGTATTCCTCCATTCATCGGTTTTTGGGCGAAAATTTTAGTCATTGAAGAGGTAGTTAAAGCAGGCTTTACTTGGATTGCTGTGATTGCAGTCATAACGGCTGTTATCTCTGCCTTCTATTATCTACGTGTCGTTAAGGCCATGTACTTCGATAAGTCGGAATACAAAGAGGCGATTGAAATTTCAAGCCCAGTGGTGCATTGGGGGTTGAGTTTGGTTGCGATTTCACTGTTAGTTTTAGGTTTGATGCCAGCGGGTTTAATTGACTTGGCTTACAACAGTATTTCGTAATGCTGACCTTTTGTTTACCGGCCGGTAACATTCCACCGGCCGGTAAAAAATGAGGTATTATAAAGCCCGCACAAAAAATCGATGTGCGGGCTTTTTTATGAATTAAAGATATAGCAAGGACACGAGGGTTGATTATGGATCAAAACAGCGCTGTATGGTTATTGTTAGTAACCGCACTCGTTTTAGCAAATTTACCTTTTATTATGGTAAATCGTCTGTTTTTGATGATTAAAGTTGAAAGTAAATCCTTTATCGTCAATATGATTGAATTTCTGACGTACTTTGGAATAACGGGAATTTTTGCCTATCTTCTTGAAAAAAAGGTGATGGGGCATGTTGCACCGCAAGGCTGGGAGTTTTACACCATTGTGTTCTTCATGTTTATGATTTTCGCTTTTCCTGGTTTTATTTATCGTTACAACCTTAGAAACTATCTTCATAAAGCTTAATTTGACTTAAGCTTAGCCTATTACATACTTTACCGGCCGGTACAGGTTATTAAGGAACCTCTGATTAAATCAAATTGAAATTCTGCGAGACTTCTACCCCGATTGTTTTAGGCGTGGCACGCCGGCCATAGTCACTCTAAGGCCAAGGGACACAACAACAAAGAATCGGGGTAGAAGCCTCGCCCATAGTCACTCTAAGGCCAAGGGACACAACAACAAAGAATCGGGGTAGAAGCCTCGCCCATAGGGGCTTAGCCAAATTTTTCATCTCTGCGTTGCGAAGTCTTGCAAGGTCTAGACATTCCTGCAACTTCACGCCTTGACCTGATAAATTTGGCGTTGCCAGAAACGAAGAACTCTGCGAAGAGCCGAGAAATTAATCTGATTCGATCAGAGGTTCCTTAACCTTGGGTTATGAATGACATTTATACCCAAGGTTTTTTATTTTAAAAATTTATGCGTTTTTTTCAATCTCCATCTCTATTTCTAGACTTCTTTGACGAAGGTTTTTCGATTCAAAGCCAGTCACAATCCAGTACAGCTGAGCAAACAACGGTTTTGTTCTGTGAACTGCAAGATGTCAATTTGCAGCAAGGTTTACTGTTTGATGATTTTGTTATCAATACCCAAACTTTTCAAACTCGTATTCAAGGCATTCGTCATACGCAAGCGTTAGAGTTTTTTGAGGCTATTCGTGGGGCATGTCATCAATGGCTTATTGGTAAAGCGGTTAAGGTTTCTATGGGTGGAGAAACCCTAGAAGATGTAATTGAAAAGCTTTTTAGTCAGAACATTTATCTGTCACAGTCCGCCATTCGAGATTTTTTGCAAAAATATTCTGAATTGGGGCAAGTTTTATCCCATATCTTTTTTGATGACACTTTGATTGAGAATTCCGAATTTACGAGTAAAACAGGAATTGATTCAAAAAGCTTAGATGTGTTTTTAAGCTTGTATGATCCGAATTCCGAAAAGGTAAAACAACATAATGATGCGTTTGTGCAAGCTGAAATTGAGCGAGTTAAACCTTGGTTGGCGCATCTTGAAGCATATCCGCTAACGGATGAGCAGCTGACTGCAGTGGTAACGGAAGAAGACCGCAACTTATTAATTGCATCGGCTGGTTCCGGTAAGTCTTCCACGTTAGTTGCGAAAGTGGTTTATCTGCTTAAAAATGAATTAGCACAGCCGAACGAAATTGCTTTATTGGCTTATAACGATGAAGCCAGCCAAAGTATTCGTAACCGATTAATGAATGTTCTAGGTGACGCAATCGCACAACAAATTCAAATTTCTACGTTTCATGCGTTTGGTTTGAATGTCATTTTTGAGAAGCAGGGATTCAAACCTCGGATTGTTGATTTTGCACAAGGCGGAAACCGTGCCTTAATCGAGTTTTTTGATGCGACCATTCGGCAGAAACTTGCCGAAGATGATGTGTTCAAACAAGACTGGTTCGAGTATTTGGCTCTATACAAAAAGCCTCGTCCACCATTGTTTAGCATTGATTCCATGCATAAATATTATGATTATTTACTGCAAATAGGTGCGACTTATCACCAGAGCAAAGTGGGTCGAAAGACTGTCCGGCGACCTGTATTCGAATGTTTGAATGGTCTATTGGTTACGTCTCTTGAAGCTCAGATGATTGCCAATTGGTTAATTCTTCACCAAATCGAGTTCCAATACCTTAAACCGGTTGAATTGCCTGGAGATCAAAAGGCGCTCCCGGCAGACTTCTATTATCCTACGATTGGTGTCTATCATGATCATTTTGCGATAAATACGGAAGGGTACCGGCCAGTATTTCTTGAAAACTATGATGACTTTTTAACACGAAAACAAAATATCGTTAAAACTTATGATATTGCCCATTTTGTCACCACGAGTGCTGACTTTGAAAGTGGTGAAATCTTTAATAAGTTAGACAATTTTTTTATTGATAAAGGTCTTGAACCCAAATGGATGCCATTAGAGGCAATCGAGCCTAAACTTTATGCAAATTATTCGCCGTTTGACGATTTGACGATTTTTTGCAGTTTTTTGCAGCATTTCAAAGCCAATGGTGCCAGTTTAGCCGATTTAGATGCCAAGATAGAGTGGGTGGCCAGCTCCATTCATTCAGGGTTGTTTCCTGCAGAATCTTCTGCTGCCGAAATGGATAAAGAGCCGTTAGAACAAACGGAGTTTAACCCTGTCGCAGATTTTGATTTGTTGCGTACCAATGCTTTTTTAAAAATGTTCAAGCCCTTGTATGCCGCTTATCAAGAAAATCTAAATCAACAGAACGCAATTGATTTTAACGACCAGATCAATCAAGCCTGTTTAGTTTTGGAGTCGAGAGAATGGCGTCATCAGTTTAAATACCTTTTAGTCGATGAATTTCAAGATATCTCTCAAGATCGGAAACGTTTATTAAAAGCATTATTGGATCAAAAACCTGAGTGTAGACTTTTTGCAGTCGGTGACGATTGGCAATCGATTTATCGCTTTTCGGGTGCAGATATTGACATTATGACGCATTTTGAACGTCATTTTGGTGTGACAAAAACGAATTATTTAACCCGAACATTTCGTTGTTATCAGGGAATTGCTGATGTCGCAGCTAACTTTGTTCAACGAAACCCTGAACAATTGACAAAAACAGTTCAGGCACATGCGAACATTCAAGCCGATCAAGTTCATATTGAAGCTTATAGCAGTCAGTCTGAACACAATGAAAAATTATTAGCACTTTTAGACAAACTCAATGCACTTGCTTATAAGCATCAGCAGGTTTTGAGTGTCTATTTATTAGCGCGATATCATCGTCTGAAGCCAAATAATTTGTCGTACTTGCAACAGCGGTGTTTGGGGTTAAAGATTGACTTCAAAACCATTCATGCATCAAAAGGCTTGGAAGCGGATTATGTCATTATGTTGAACTTGGAGTCAGGCACTTATGGCTTCCCGAGCACCTTATCCGATGACGCGATTTTGAATTTGGTCATTCCGAAAATTGAGCATTTTGAGCATGCTGAGGAGCGTCGCCTGTTTTATGTCGCCTTGACCCGTGCAAAACGCGGCGTATTTTTGCTTTCCAGTTCGGTGGATACGTCGAGTTTTGTGGCTGATATTATAGAAATGGAGGGGGTAAAATCCAGTGATTCTTTGCGCAAACTGGATCAATGCCCCAAATGTGGTGAAGGGAAAATGTTAGAGCGATATGGTCAATATGGTATTTTCTGGGGATGTAATCTTTATCCGGCGTGTGATCATACCGAGAAATGCTTTTGTCCAGAGTGTGATGTGGGTACTTTGGTGGCAAAGGAATCTGAGCATGGAAAGTTTTATGGGTGTTCCACCTATCCCGAATGTGACTATATTCATGAAAGGGGAAAGCAAAAGCTTAAATATTATTCAGCTGCAACATCACCGGCCGGTCGTCAATTTAAACGGATAAAATAGTCTTAGCGAAATCTTCGTCAAACAAGACTTTTTCAGGCTTTTCGCGTATGATTCTCTGACAAAATTTTAATCTACGAAACGCTATGAACTTACAAAACTTTTACAACAGCGCTGTGAATAAAGATGCTGCTCCAAACCAACTTGATGCACTTCACGGTATTCCAAACAAAATTTCAATTACTGCTAACCAAGGCAGCCGGTTTGCTAAAGAAATTGCTCAAGATTTTAATCCGTTGCATAACTCCGATTCAAAACGTTTTTGTGTACCGGGTGACTTGTTATTTTCGCTCGTATTAATGCGATTTGGAATTAGCCAATCCATGGAGTTTGATTACCAAGGAATGGTTCCAGATGGTGCTGTCTTAACATTTAGTGAGCAAGCGAATAAATTTAGTGTTATCGATGATGCAGGAAAAGCGTTTCTGTGCGGACAAAAATCAGGACAGAGCCTTCAAAATGAGAAGGTTATTGCAGGATTTTGTGAGGCTTATGTCGCTTTTTCTGGTATGAGTTTTCCACATATTTTGGTGCCGTTGATGAAGCAGCATGGGGTCATGATTAATCCGGCTCGTCCGATGGTAATTTACGAAAAAATGGCATTTGAATTCGAGCGACCAATTATTAATTTGACGCAAATTCCAGAGTTGGTTTTAGAGGATGCACTGCTAACGGTAGAAGGCAAGCGTGGCAAGGTTAAGATTCCATTTTCTATTCAACTTAATGAACGTAAAATTGGTCAAGGTTTTAAGACAATGACGCTCAGTGGGTTAAAGCCTTATGATGAGGATGCTGTTGAAAAATTGATTGCAGATTACGAAGCGTCCAAACAACACTACAGAACATAAAAAAGATTCCCGTAAAACACGGGTGGTAACTTCCAAAATTCAGTGAGCATAGGCTCAAATAATTATTTAAATTTCACAGGTTAGGTTTGATGAGTGATTCTATCAAAAAGGATGCGGTTGAGCGTCCAGTAAACTTTATTCGAAATATCATTAACGAAGATTTAGAAGCTCAAAAACATCAGATTATTCGCACCCGTTTCCCTCCTGAGCCAAATGGGTATTTGCATATTGGTCATGCCAAGTCGATTTGTTTAAACTTCGGTCTCGCTGTCGATTATCAAGGCGAATGTAACCTGCGTTTTGATGACACAAATCCGGCCAAAGAGGATATGGAATTTGTCGAGTCGATTAAACAGGATGTCGAATGGTTAGGTTTTCATTGGGCAGGGGATGTCTGTTATTCATCTAATTACTTCGAACGATTTTATCAAGCAGCCGTTGAATTGATTCAAAAAGGTTTAGCTTATGTCTGTTTCTTGAGTAGTGAAGAAACTCGTGAGTATCGCGGGAGTTTGAAGGAACCGGGCAAAGATAGTCCATACCGCAATACTTCACCGGAAGAGAATCTAGCCTTATTTGAAAAAATGCGAGCAGGTGGTTTCAAAGAAGGCGAGTGCGTTCTTCGTGCCAAAATCGATATGGCTTCTAGTTTTATGTGTATGCGTGATCCGACGTTGTTCAGAGTGCGTTTTGAACATCACCACCAAACCGGTGATGAATGGTGTATATATCCAATGTACGATTTCGCGCACTGTATTTCTGATGCGGTTGAAGGCGTGACACATTCGCTGTGTACACTTGAATTCCAAGACAACCGTCGTTTGTATGATTGGGTACTGGATAATTTAGATGAATTCAATAAACCAGACCGACCACGTCAATATGAATTTTCACGTTTAAATTTAGAATACACGGTCATGTCAAAGCGAAAGTTGCATCAACTGGTTGCAGACAAGTTGGTTGAAGGTTGGGATGATCCGCGTATGCCAACCATTTCAGGTATGCGTCGTCGAGGTTACACACCTGCATCTTTACGCGATTTTGCTGAACGTATCGGGATTTCGAAAGTCGATTCTATGACGGAAATGGGGATTCTAGAGGCTGCAATTCGTGATGATTTGAATGTGGTAGCACCGCGTACCATGGCTGTTATTGACCCTATTAAGGTCATCATTGAAAACTATCCAGAAGGACAAGTTGAATCAATTCAGGCTCCGGTTCATCCGCAAAATGAAACAATGGGTAAACGTGAGATCTTCTTTGGAAAAGAAATCTATATTGACCGCGCAGACTTTCAACCCGAAGCGCCAAACCGTAAATTTATGCGTCTAGCGTTAGATAAAGAAGTTCGATTGAGAAATAGCTATATTATTAAAGGTGAACGTTTTGAAACGGATGCGGACGGTAATGTCACAACTGTTTATGCAACTTACGATCCTGAAACGCTGGGAAAAAATCCTGCGGATGGTCGTAAGGTAAAAGGCGTGATTCACTTTGTTGAGGCCAGTAAAGCCGTTCCTGCTGAAATTCGTATTTATGACCGACTTTTTACAGTGGCGAACCCAGCTAAAGAAGACGATTTTGAATCGGTGATTAACCCTGAATCTTTGGTTATTAAGCAAGGTTTGGTTGAGCCATCAATGGTTAATGCTAAACCAGAACTAGCATATCAATTTGAGCGAGAAGGCTATTTCTGCCGAGATAATAAAATTACTGATAAGTTAGTCTTTAACAAAACGGTAGGCTTACGCGATGTTTGGGCAAAGAAGTAGGGACAAGAAATGAGAATTTTAGGAATTGAATTAACAGGAAATGATGCAGTTGTTGCGCTTTTGGAACAAGACAACGGTATGTTTTACATCCCAGATTTTCGGGCAAGAAAAGTCAATTGTCGTAATCCGGATGATCAGGAGCAATTACAGTATTTTCAAAAAAGCTTTGCGCAATTAGTTCAAGATTACAAAGTCGATGAAATTGTCATTCGTGGTCGCATGAAAAAAGGAAGATTTGCCGGCGGAGCGAACGGCTTTAAATTAGAAGGTGCGCTTCAGGTTTTACCCGGTGTTAAAGTGACGGTTATGATTCCAGCAACCCAGTCTGCGATTTTAAAGCGTTTTCCAATGAGTATCCCGTTTGCGGAAACAGGCATGAAAAAGTTTCAGCAACAAGCATTTGAAGTGGCTTATGCTCAGTTGTCCGATCCAAAAGGGTTAGCTGAAGCCGCACGCCAAAAAGAGATTGCCAACCGTAAACAAAAGCGTGACGAGCGTGTGGAGCTTGAAGAACAAGAAGATTAGACAGTTTTTATCTTCTCAAATCTTAAGTGATACCGGCCGGTTGAAAGTTTTCACCGGCCGGTTTTCTTTTAATTACCCCATCTAACGTTCTAAAATTTAATCCCAATCATTAATACTGAATGAAGCTTGACTAAGCATAAGACAATTCTCTTACTGTGCGTATAATAAGAAATTACTCGTATAAACACCTTTCAGCTCTCTCTGGACTTGAGTATTCGACAGACCTTTGAGGTTTCAGATTAATTTTTATAGGTAAGACTGAGTTTATGTGGTCATTCTTTATCAAGAAACTTTCTGATTTCTTTCTCTTTATTGTCTCGCTGTTGTTACTGCTTGGAATTACTTATATATTTTGGCAGAACTACAATGCCAATAAAGCCATTGCCGAACAAGTTGCAATAGACGATGCAGGTCAGTTTGCAGAAGTTGCGATCAAGTTTCGTGATTTCTACACCTCGGAGCTTTTACCAAAACTGAATGAATCTGGTGTTCAAATCACCCATGAATTCAATGAGATTCCTGGTGCGATGCCATTGCCTGCCACTTTTGCTAAAGAGCTTGGAGATTACCTAAGCACCCAACAAGAGCACTATAAAGTTAAGCTATACAGTGACTTACCTTTTCCATGGCGGAAGCAAACTCTTGATTCGTTTGAGCTAGATGCAATGGAAGCTTTGCGTAAAAACCCGGAACAAAAGTTTTGGAGAATAGAGAAAGAAAATGGCGAAATGTTGTTGCGTTATGCCATTGCGGATCGACTGAAACCTGCCTGTGTTGCCTGCCATAACTCTTATCCTGGAACGCCAAAAACTAATTGGAAAGTGGGAGATGTTCGGGGTGTATTCTCCGTGTCACGACCGATTAGTCAAAGTGTTATTGATATCGAAAAAAATGCGTTGAGTTCATTTTTTTGGATTATTTCGTTGGTGTTAGCGTCTGTGATTTTTTTGAGTTTAATTTTTGGACGTCTTAAGAAGACTCTTAGCGAATCGAATCGTTTGATCGATCAGATGTCTGAAATGAATCAGGCGTTATCAATTGAAAAAAATAAAGCGGAAGACAGTGCCAAATTAAAATCCGAGTTTCTTGCGAATATGAGTCACGAAATTCGTACACCGATGAATGGCATTATTGGTATGACGGATTTGTTGAAAGACACGCAATTGAATACTGAACAGCAAGAAGTTTTATCTATGGTTTCCGGTAGTGCGAATTCTCTGCTTGGAATTATTAATGATATTTTAGACTTCTCAAAAATTGAGGCGGGAAAGCTCGAAATCACCCCAGATACGATGAATTTTATTCATATGTTAGAAAACTGTTTGGAGTTGGTTTCGGATAATGTCTACAAAAAACAGCTGAAACTAGTTTATTTCGTTGAACCGAGTATTCCCAAATATATCTGGGCGGACGAAACACGAATTCGACAGGTCGTATTAAATCTTTTAAGTAATGCGATTAAATTTACGTCAAACGGTTTGATTCGAGTGGTGGTGAATTGGACTGATGATTCCAAAACTATGATTAAAGTTGAGGTGAAAGACACGGGGATTGGCATTGCAGCCGATGCTCAAGCCAAACTGTTTGATTCGTTTTCACAAGCAGATGGCTCCACGACTCGTAAATATGGTGGGACTGGACTTGGGTTAAGCATCTCTAAACAGCTTGTTATTCTGATGGGTGGGGATATCAATTTCGATAGTACTCTGGGTAAAGGAAGTCGTTTCTGGTTTACCCTACCTATTAAAGTACCGGTTAATAAACAGACTCAAGAAGGGTGTTTGCAAGTTTTTGAAGAGACTCACTTTTTAAATGTATTGAACAGAAATAGTGAAGTCATGCCGCTTATTACCCATCAATACATGAAATTGAATATTCAGTTGTTAGCTAGTGAGACGATTGCAGATTGGATTGAAACACAAAAGAAAAACCCTCAAGCCGTTATGATTTTGGATCTCAATTCCTTGCTTGGTTTTGGGTTTGATTTGGATGATGTGAATGAAATTTTTGAAAAAGAATTTCATGGTCACTTCCCTAATGTCATTTTATTGTTGACGCCTCCTCAACAACACTCTGTAGAAGTGGTGCAAAAAGCAAAATTAATCGGAATGCTGACGGTTACTAAACCGATGGCACATTCGCGACTTTATGACTACTTTGCTGCTTTCGAATATCAACTCGACAAACAGTTAAATTTTGATGGAATTTCGAAGGAACTGAATTCTGTAAAGCCGCCCGAAAATATATCGACGCCGGAGACAGAAGCACAAGAAAAAACTGAAACATTCCAACTTGGAAGAGAGGGCGACGTAGAAAATAAAGTTAAAGTTTTATTGGTAGAAGATAATTTCGTTAATCAACGCTTGGCGATAGCGTTATTGGCAAAGCTTGGGATTGAAGTTGATTTAGCTCAAAATGGCGAAGAAGCGCTGGAAGCACTTCAATCCAATACCTATCCTTTAGTGTTAATGGACTGCCAAATGCCTGTCATGGATGGCTATGAGGCCACGGGTAAAATTCGTCAATTGCCTGGTGAAATAGCGAAAGTTCCAGTTCTTGCAATGACAGCAAATGCGATGATGGGCGATAAAGAACGTTGTATGGCTGCTGGGATGGATGACTATATTTCCAAGCCGATTAACCCTAAGGTTTTAGAAGAAAAAATTCATTCTTGGTTGAATCACTCTAATGATGAAATTTAATGCAAAGAATCGGGATTTCTTTTGAGGATGAAATGAGCTTAAACTCATTAATCATGGGTTTTTAAAATACTTTCCCTGGCAAGTTGATCAGCGAGTTGATTGCCAGAGTTTTTGAAGTGAGCTTTCACCCAATAAAAGTTTACCGGCCGGTGAAAGCTTAATTCGTGAAGCTTTTGCCAAAGTTCAGCATAGGCGACATCGTTTCCGTTTTTACTTTGCCAGTTATTTCCTTCCCACAAAGTATATTTATCAAATAGCCCTTCAAGCAGGATTTGTGCATCGGTAAACAGCTTGACCGCTTGTTTAGGATGATTTTTTTGAAACCATCTTAAAGCGTTAATAGCCGCAATAAGTTCCATTTCAAGGCTGGATTGCGACATTTGCACTCCATTTAAGGTTTTAACCAGTTTTTCTTTTTCGTAAACCGCCACACCCCAGCCACCTAAATGATGCTGTTTAAAATAGGCGCCATCTGTATAGATTTCAAAATTTGACTGTAGGTCGAATACAGGCTGGTGAAAAGAGTAGGCTAAGTGCTGTTTGACATTCACAATTACTCATTACCAATAGTCAGGGTTTTGAAATGGGACGACGCATTTAGGTTTTGTATGAAGAGATTTTATGGGTGCAGTGGAATCCTTAAGAGACTGTGCAAGCCAACCTGGAGGCATGGAAAGTGGCATAGGGGCTTGAAGTGTTGCTTCTGTAATCGGTGAGAATCCAACTTTGCTGTAAAAGTTTGGATCTCCATAGGTTACCGCGATCTCAACCTTGAGATTTTTTAGGGCACTCAGTCCATATTTGATCAGAGCTTGCCCAATGCCTTGTGCTTGAAAATCTGGATGCACAGCGACTGGAGCAAGCATAAAAACGCTTTCTTCTGTTTGATAGTCGAGTTGGCTGAAGAAGATAATTCCTTGAATACTTTGTGCAGTAACCGCAGCAAAACAGTAAACTTCTTTTTGGTCGATTAAGTGTGCCAACTCCTTTGCAAGGTGGCCAATCAATTCACCTTCTTCTTGTCCTTCTGAATGGGTAAAAGTTTCAGTAAAAAGTCGCGTGATTTGAGGTTCATCGTCACGGATTAATAGTTTGAAATTCATATATTATCCGTATTTTAAAAGCAGTGTTTTTAAACAGGCTAAATAGGCTTGTTCATCGGGTTCAGCCTGATTTTTTTGTGCTTGCCACATCATTTCACCTAGGCAGTCCATCATGGCGTGTTCGGTTGCCATGACATCGCCGATTTTTTCACCCAGTTGTTGATAAATTAATTTGATACCGGCCGGTCGATCCATCACCACTTGTTCTTGAAGCCCTAAATGCATTCCCATATGTAAAAACGGATTAGTCTCGCCGTCTTCTGGTTTGTATTCATTTCCAAGCTTTTCGTTCTCAAGCATTTTGTGGTATTCGGGATGCATTTCAATGACGCGAGCCACCATTTGTTCCATCGGATCCATTGGCATATTCATTCGGGCTTTTTGCCAACAATCGACATAAAACTGACGTAATTTATCTCTTTCAGAAGTATAAAGCATAGTGTTTAATTCTCAGTTTTTTATATTTTCAGGGGCAAGACAT
Proteins encoded in this window:
- a CDS encoding NADH-quinone oxidoreductase subunit M, producing MLDSYILSTLIWLPIIGGLIVLFAGRNNDTVAKWLSLFVAVLTFILSIPLVTGFDYNTAQMQFVERVQWVPMFNVEYFLGVDGLSMPLVLLTTFTQVLVIASAWECIKERVEQYLGAFLIMGGIMVGVFTALDSILFYIFWEALLIPMFIVIGKWGGPRRVYATMKFFLYTFFGSVFMLVSFLYMYWQIGSFSILDFHEMPLGMTAQILIFLAFLIAFAVKIPMFPVHTWLPDAHVEAPTAGSVVLAAIMLKMGGYGFVRFSLPITPDASMQLDWLVIALSLIAIVYIGVVALVQSDMKKLVAYSSISHMGFVTLGMFLVYDIMQNHGTMEGATMGMEGAMVQMISHGFISGAMFLAIGVLYDRMHTRDITAYGGVVNKMPWFVMFAVLFAMANSGLPGTSGFVGEFMVIIASFKANIWYGTLAALTLIIGAAYTLWMVKRVFFGAVTNENVEKLQDLNSREFAIMATLAIAVIALGVYPGPLMEVMHTSVENLLVQATTSKL
- the nuoN gene encoding NADH-quinone oxidoreductase subunit NuoN, whose amino-acid sequence is MNFEIPAFAPAVPEMVLLALASFILVADTFWSKRYQFATYYATQASLLVVGYLVISSFSVETIYTFNDSFVRDAFADVMKLFTVLVSIGVFFFSREYLLQHKFYSGEFFVLGLFGVLGMFVMISANNFITMYLGLEIMSLAMYAMIALRKYDGQAVEAGMKYFVLGALATGMLLYGFSMIYGATGTITFTEMKQVIASGSADGIVLAFGVVFVVIGLAFKLGAVPFHMWMPDVYHGSPSAVTLYLATAPKIAGFAMVYRLLFEGMPGLVDDWQQLIIMLAILSLAVGAIVAIAQDNLKRMLAYSGIGHIGFLLLGVLAATADGFSASMFYVIIYAITGVAGFGMIVALSKTGNEFDRVADFKGLNAKNPWLALMMLIIMFSMAGIPPFIGFWAKILVIEEVVKAGFTWIAVIAVITAVISAFYYLRVVKAMYFDKSEYKEAIEISSPVVHWGLSLVAISLLVLGLMPAGLIDLAYNSIS
- a CDS encoding DUF2818 family protein, which produces MDQNSAVWLLLVTALVLANLPFIMVNRLFLMIKVESKSFIVNMIEFLTYFGITGIFAYLLEKKVMGHVAPQGWEFYTIVFFMFMIFAFPGFIYRYNLRNYLHKA
- a CDS encoding UvrD-helicase domain-containing protein — protein: MRFFQSPSLFLDFFDEGFSIQSQSQSSTAEQTTVLFCELQDVNLQQGLLFDDFVINTQTFQTRIQGIRHTQALEFFEAIRGACHQWLIGKAVKVSMGGETLEDVIEKLFSQNIYLSQSAIRDFLQKYSELGQVLSHIFFDDTLIENSEFTSKTGIDSKSLDVFLSLYDPNSEKVKQHNDAFVQAEIERVKPWLAHLEAYPLTDEQLTAVVTEEDRNLLIASAGSGKSSTLVAKVVYLLKNELAQPNEIALLAYNDEASQSIRNRLMNVLGDAIAQQIQISTFHAFGLNVIFEKQGFKPRIVDFAQGGNRALIEFFDATIRQKLAEDDVFKQDWFEYLALYKKPRPPLFSIDSMHKYYDYLLQIGATYHQSKVGRKTVRRPVFECLNGLLVTSLEAQMIANWLILHQIEFQYLKPVELPGDQKALPADFYYPTIGVYHDHFAINTEGYRPVFLENYDDFLTRKQNIVKTYDIAHFVTTSADFESGEIFNKLDNFFIDKGLEPKWMPLEAIEPKLYANYSPFDDLTIFCSFLQHFKANGASLADLDAKIEWVASSIHSGLFPAESSAAEMDKEPLEQTEFNPVADFDLLRTNAFLKMFKPLYAAYQENLNQQNAIDFNDQINQACLVLESREWRHQFKYLLVDEFQDISQDRKRLLKALLDQKPECRLFAVGDDWQSIYRFSGADIDIMTHFERHFGVTKTNYLTRTFRCYQGIADVAANFVQRNPEQLTKTVQAHANIQADQVHIEAYSSQSEHNEKLLALLDKLNALAYKHQQVLSVYLLARYHRLKPNNLSYLQQRCLGLKIDFKTIHASKGLEADYVIMLNLESGTYGFPSTLSDDAILNLVIPKIEHFEHAEERRLFYVALTRAKRGVFLLSSSVDTSSFVADIIEMEGVKSSDSLRKLDQCPKCGEGKMLERYGQYGIFWGCNLYPACDHTEKCFCPECDVGTLVAKESEHGKFYGCSTYPECDYIHERGKQKLKYYSAATSPAGRQFKRIK
- a CDS encoding DUF3581 family protein — encoded protein: MNLQNFYNSAVNKDAAPNQLDALHGIPNKISITANQGSRFAKEIAQDFNPLHNSDSKRFCVPGDLLFSLVLMRFGISQSMEFDYQGMVPDGAVLTFSEQANKFSVIDDAGKAFLCGQKSGQSLQNEKVIAGFCEAYVAFSGMSFPHILVPLMKQHGVMINPARPMVIYEKMAFEFERPIINLTQIPELVLEDALLTVEGKRGKVKIPFSIQLNERKIGQGFKTMTLSGLKPYDEDAVEKLIADYEASKQHYRT